One Phoenix dactylifera cultivar Barhee BC4 chromosome 14, palm_55x_up_171113_PBpolish2nd_filt_p, whole genome shotgun sequence DNA window includes the following coding sequences:
- the LOC103698283 gene encoding premnaspirodiene oxygenase-like, with amino-acid sequence MELQLPSLPVLSAFLLFVLIVIKLTKSTATRKLPPSPWKLPIIGHLHHLLGALPHRALRELSRRHGPLMHLRLGQVDHIIVSSPEMGKEILKTHDLIFASREKILASKALYDGEDIIFAPYGSYWRELRKICVIELLSAKRVKSFSTLRQEEMSNLVGYISTMNNSPVNLSEMFLLTYNTLTSRVTFGTKCKHGPRFISAMKKVNELLAGYSVADIFPSLSFIDTLSGVNSRLNKCHREMDAILGEIIKEHEVKRATKNSRNEGQQQGEDLVDVLLGLKENGGLEFPLTLTSIKAVITDMFGGGTETSSTTLDWTMAELMRHPEIMEKVQAEVRQALKGKAKIKEEDTNEFHYMKLVIKESLRLHPPVPLFLPRVCRETCQVDGFNIPAGSRILINAWAMARDPRYWEDPESFRPERFDGNSVDYLGGNFEYIPFGGGRRSCPGITFGLAQVEMVLANLVYHFDWKLPNGMDPKDLDMTESFGSDVGLKSPLWLVATPYVPI; translated from the exons ATGGAACTCCAGCTCCCTTCCTTACCCGTCCTTTCCGCCTTCCTCCTCTTTGTACTCATAGTGATAAAGTTAACCAAATCCACAGCAACACGAAAGCTGCCTCCGAGCCCATGGAAGCTCCCTATCATAGGTCACCTCCACCACTTGCTCGGAGCTCTCCCTCACCGTGCCCTCCGTGAGCTGTCGCGGCGGCATGGCCCTCTCATGCACCTCAGGCTCGGACAAGTCGATCACATTATCGTCTCCTCCCCGGAGATGGGAAAAGAGATCCTGAAGACCCACGATCTCATATTCGCGTCGCGGGAGAAAATACTAGCTTCCAAGGCGCTCTATGACGGCGAAGACATTATCTTCGCGCCCTACGGTAGCTACTGGCGGGAGCTGCGGAAGATATGCGTTATCGAACTACTGAGTGCAAAGCGTGTCAAGTCCTTCAGCACACTTCGACAAGAGGAGATGTCCAACCTAGTGGGATATATCTCTACGATGAACAATTCACCAGTTAACCTCAGTGAGATGTTTCTCCTGACATACAATACTTTGACCTCGAGGGTGACATTTGGTACAAAATGCAAGCATGGGCCGAGATTCATCTCAGCAATGAAGAAAGTCAATGAATTGCTCGCCGGATATAGCGTAGCTGATATATTCCCCTCGTTGAGCTTTATTGACACTCTCAGTGGAGTAAATTCAAGATTAAACAAATGTCACAGGGAGATGGATGCGATCCTCGGGGAGATCATCAAGGAGCATGAAGTGAAGAGAGCAACCAAAAATAGCCGCAACGAGGGACAGCAACAAGGGGAAGATCTTGTCGACGTTCTCTTAGGGCTAAAAGAAAATGGTGGACTTGAGTTCCCCCTCACGCTCACCAGCATCAAGGCCGTAATCACG GATATGTTCGGGGGAGGGACTGAGACATCATCGACGACACTGGACTGGACGATGGCAGAGTTAATGAGACACCCCGAGATAATGGAGAAGGTTCAAGCAGAGGTGAGGCAAGCTTTGAAGGGGAAGGCCAAGATCAAGGAGGAAGATACCAATGAATTCCATTACATGAAGTTGGTGATCAAAGAGTCTCTGAGATTGCACCCGCCGGTTCCGCTGTTCCTGCCGAGAGTCTGCCGCGAGACATGCCAAGTGGACGGCTTCAATATCCCGGCAGGGAGCAGGATTCTCATCAACGCATGGGCTATGGCAAGGGATCCGAGGTATTGGGAGGACCCGGAGAGCTTTAGGCCTGAGAGATTCGATGGCAACTCGGTGGACTACCTAGGCGGCAACTTTGAGTACATCCCTTTTGGTGGAGGCAGAAGGAGTTGCCCGGGGATCACCTTTGGCTTGGCCCAGGTGGAGATGGTCCTGGCTAACCTAGTCTACCATTTTGATTGGAAGCTCCCTAATGGGATGGACCCCAAGGATTTGGATATGACCGAGTCCTTTGGGTCAGACGTGGGCTTGAAGTCGCCTCTGTGGTTAGTTGCTACTCCTTACGTGCccatctaa